The following DNA comes from Pseudomonas sp. MYb118.
ATCGGTTTGTTCGTCGCCACGCTGTTGCCGGTGGCGGTCAACACCTACGAAGGCCTGCGGGCGGTGCCGGCGCATTTGATCGAAGCGGCGGAAGCGATGGGCATGACACCGTCCGAGACGCTGTGGAAAGTCGAAATCCCCAATGCCTTGAACGTGATTTTCGCCGGTATCCGCACGGCGCTGGCGATCAACGTCGGCACCGCGCCGCTGGCCTTCCTGGTCGGCGGCGGAGGCCTGGGCGAGCTGATCTTCACCGGTATCGACCTGAACGACTTCGGCATGATGCTGGCCGGTGCAGCGTCCACTGCGATCCTCGCGATTGCCGTGGACATGGGCTGCGGGGTGATCCAGACCCTGGCCGTGTCCCGGGGCCTGCGGCTCGCCGGGCGAACCTGAACGCAATGACCCTAAACCAATAATTATGAGGTGCATGATGACTTATCGGATCCTGGCCAGGCTGTTGTTGACGCTGAGTTTTGTTGTGGGTTTTCTCGGCAGCGCTTCTGCCAATAGCACCATCGTGGTGGGCGGCAAGAAATTCACCGAGCAGCAACTGGTCGCCGAAATGACCTCGCAACTGCTGCGCGCCAATGGCTACACGGTCGACAAACGCGCCGACCTTGGCTCTTCGGTGCTGCGTGCGGCGCAGGAAAATGGCCAGGTCGATGTGTACTGGGAATACACCGGCACTTCGCTGGTGATCTACAACAAGGTCACCGACAAACTCGATGCCGACGAAACCTACAAGCGCATCAGCGCTCTGGACGCGCAGAAGGGCATCACCTGGCTGAACCCGTCCAAGGCCAACAACACCTACGCCTTTGCCATGCGCAAGGATGAGGCGGAAAAAGAGGGCATCGCCTCGATCAGCGACCTGGCGAAAAACATCGGTGCGGGCAAGAGCTACAAGTTCGCTTCCAACGCCGAGTTCTTCTCGCGCACCGACGGCCTGCGCCCGCTCCAGGACATGTACCAGTTCGAGTTCGAGCGCAAGAACGTGGTGCGCATGGACGGCGGCCTGACCTACCAGGCGTTGCGCGACGGCCAGGTCAACGTGGCCCTGGTGCTGTCCACCGATGGACGCATTCCGGCCTTCGGTTTCGTGGTGCTCAAGGACGACAAGGGCTTCTTCCCCAGCTATGCGCTGACGCCGGTGATCCGTACCGAAGTGGCCCAGGCCAACCCGAAGGTCACCGAGCTGCTCAATGCGCTGTCG
Coding sequences within:
- a CDS encoding ABC transporter permease, with translation MSEVISRFWEGLQYYWGDISYLTVQHLEIVAISGVLALIVALPLGVWMSRPANQRYAMASMQFLNVGQAIPKLALLALAMSLIGVGSGAAIIGLFVATLLPVAVNTYEGLRAVPAHLIEAAEAMGMTPSETLWKVEIPNALNVIFAGIRTALAINVGTAPLAFLVGGGGLGELIFTGIDLNDFGMMLAGAASTAILAIAVDMGCGVIQTLAVSRGLRLAGRT
- a CDS encoding glycine betaine ABC transporter substrate-binding protein, with protein sequence MTYRILARLLLTLSFVVGFLGSASANSTIVVGGKKFTEQQLVAEMTSQLLRANGYTVDKRADLGSSVLRAAQENGQVDVYWEYTGTSLVIYNKVTDKLDADETYKRISALDAQKGITWLNPSKANNTYAFAMRKDEAEKEGIASISDLAKNIGAGKSYKFASNAEFFSRTDGLRPLQDMYQFEFERKNVVRMDGGLTYQALRDGQVNVALVLSTDGRIPAFGFVVLKDDKGFFPSYALTPVIRTEVAQANPKVTELLNALSSKLDDDTIAGLNSRVDVGRESIEAVSKEFLQQNKLL